In the genome of Parus major isolate Abel chromosome 2, Parus_major1.1, whole genome shotgun sequence, one region contains:
- the ZNF438 gene encoding zinc finger protein 438 isoform X1 produces the protein MQNPLTVSAGGVFLHANPAEKHCVQQSMLGQQKQETCAAKTVSTDKQKSPSDLIQSFQKKSQFRTIAPKMVPKILTSGVVSCHQSSLPEPVTPISASGSKPLVVPAQNYAVMQVAAHKGTFSLLAVPCVAPALTQQVQQSTVAPSENLKLPIPRYQSVRNKLLSDKKPAQISGFAWSACNKIPTKMLISSQTSLMTALPEDCPEAQSSSDSAEQGVITDCDSAEIGVAALVNKSNRVESRSLLMKKTEIERNNVSRPTVVEDSLSKPASTTNPMKLSLHSVKTASETTREPLLKSDKLKGKATNSEDPLAVLSPAGFGSTIQMTSSAPKGKLPILPYSRMKNSVFCRSKQNTKVMDIPGHSLKSECEKIPSLMKAKAFDNQLGVSFTQVTKQTIQENTSSPSSKVDDIDSLKKLNSATSKRRGRKKRAPEDLLAFQAKQRKCIINKFREERERAKIDIQTPEDNKAEAVKKYRSIRPKPVVVVQAFAPLAAAAIVETPSHEQDLFLNGSLANKCLSSRHSDATSAKSSDLNRNTRSAVPKPMHRCHVCNHTFQFKHHLQDHMNTHTRKRPYSCRICRKAYIYSGRLSTHMKLHHNEGKPKKLVCCEFCAKVFGHAKVYFGHLREVHRVVISTEPSTSEQQVHDTLKNRDRNIKEAEEATERGNNCNFEDLFHNPGGVKLQVKCGRCQFIAESFGEMKFHLLCCHGEEIQGRVKEGVLQGSRGTKGGLVKHTTHVWKQHDERRRLAKCSAHQEELYTVPKPNRQIPLHHHNNVNILPKSELTQSGNSEASKEMKNVGFGTPRKKIEFCSKAGYNCILCEQLFGRKEDLFNHWQSHHNCEDPSTLWTIFTLVSKQRIIELSDNGEY, from the exons ATGCAGAATCCGTTAACAGTTTCTGCAG GTGGTGTTTTTTTGCATGCTAATCCTGCAGAGAAACATTGTGTCCAACAAAGTATGCTGGGTCAGCAAAAGCAAGAAACTTGTGCTGCAAAGACAGTATCCACAG ACAAACAGAAATCCCCTTCGGATCTAATACaaagttttcagaagaaaagtcaGTTTAGGACCATTGCTCCAAAAATGGTACCAAAAATTTTAACGTCTGGAGTTGTTTCTTGCCATCAGTCATCTTTGCCTGAGCCAGTGACACCAATTTCAGCTTCAGGTTCTAAGCCCCTGGTGGTGCCAGCTCAGAACTATGCTGTCATGCAGGTGGCTGCTCACAAGGGCACATTTTCCCTGTTGGCTGTGCCGTGTGTTGCACCTGCTCTAACACAGCAAGTTCAGCAGTCGACTGTGGCCCCCTCTGAAAACCTAAAGCTGCCCATCCCCAGGTACCAATCTGTAAGAAATAAATTGCTGAGTGAcaaaaaaccagcacaaatcTCTGGTTTTGCGTGGAGTGCATGTAACAAGATTCCTACCAAAATGCTGATCTCATCACAGACTTCCCTCATGACTGCTCTGCCTGAAGACTGTCCTGAAGCTCAGTCTAGTTCAGATTCAGCTGAGCAAGGGGTGATAACAGACTGTGACTCAGCTGAAATTGGAGTTGCCGCATTAGTAAATAAAAGCAATCGTGTGGAGTCTAGATCtcttttaatgaagaaaactgaaattgaaagaaataatgtttctaGACCAACTGTAGTTGAAGACTCTCTATCCAAGCCAGCAAGTACAACTAATCCCATGAAACTAAGTCTACACTCTGTGAAGACAGCATCAGAAACCACAAGAGAGCCACTCCTGAAATCTGATAAACTAAAGGGAAAAGCCACAAATTCTGAAGATCCTTTAGCTGTCTTGTCACCAGCAGGTTTTGGCAGTACAATTCAGATGACTTCTTCAGCACCAAAAGGAAAACTTCCTATTTTGCCTTACTCGagaatgaaaaattcagtgttctgtAGATCTAAGCAGAATACTAAAGTTATGGACATACCAGGTCATTCACTAAAATCTGAATGTGAAAAGATACCATCTTTGATGAAAGCCAAAGCCTTTGATAATCAATTAGGTGTATCATTTACACAAGTCACCAAACAAACCATTCAAGAAAATACCTCCTCTCCATCCAGCAAAGTGGATGATATTGACAGCCTTAAAAAATTGAACAGTGCAACCTCTAAaagaagaggcaggaaaaaaagagcccCAGAAGATTTATTGGCTTTTCAGGCCAAACAAAGGAAATGCATCATTAATAAGTttagagaagaaagagaaagggcaAAGATTGATATTCAGACACCTGAAGACAATAAAGCAGAGGCAGTGAAAAAATACCGCAGTATCAGACCAAAACCAGTGGTGGTTGTGCAGGCGTTCGCACcgctggctgctgcagccatcGTAGAGACGCCATCTCATGAGCAAGACTTATTTTTAAACGGTTCACTGGCCAATAAATGTTTAAGTTCCAGGCACAGTGATGCTACATCAGCTAAATCAAGTGATCTAAATAGAAATACACGTTCAGCTGTCCCTAAGCCTATGCACAGATGTCATGTTTGTAACCATACGTTCCAGTTCAAGCACCATCTCCAGGACCACATGAACACGCACACGCGCAAGCGGCCCTACAGCTGCAGGATCTGCAGGAAGGCATATATCTATTCTGGGAGACTGAGCACCCATATGAAGCTTCATCACAATGAAGGCAAACCCAAAAAGCTGGTGTGTTGTGAATTCTGTGCTAAAGTTTTTGGCCATGCAAAAGTGTACTTTGGCCACCTCAGAGAAGTCCACAGGGTTGTTATCAGCACAGAGCCCTCCACTAGTGAGCAACAGGTGCACGATACTTTAAAGAATAGAGACAGGAATATAAAAGAGGCAGAAGAAGCTACAGAGAG GGGAAATAACTGCAATTTTGAGGACCTATTCCATAACCCGGGAGGAGTGAAATTACAGGTCAAATGTGGTCGATGCCAGTTTATTGCAGAGTCTTTCGGTGAAATGAAGTTTCACTTATTGTGCTGTCATGGAGAAGAGATTCAGGGAAGAGTGAAGGAAGGGGTTTTGCAAGGAAGCAGAGGAACAAAGGGGGGACTGGTCAAACATACAACCCACGTGTGGAAACAGCACGATGAGAGAAGACGTTTAGCAAAGTGCAGTGCCCATCAGGAGGAGCTGTATACTGTTCCAAAACCAAATAGACAGATACCCTTGCACCATCACAATAATGTCAATATTTTACCTAAAAGTGAACTGACTCAGTCAGGAAATAGTGAAGCCTCCAAGGAGATGAAAAATGTGGGGTTTGGtacaccaaggaaaaaaatagaattttgttCTAAAGCAGGCTATAACTGCATTTTATGCGAACAgttatttggaagaaaagaggATCTTTTTAATCATTGGCAGAGCCATCATAATTGTGAAGACCCTTCCACTTTATGGACAATTTTTACTTTGGTatcaaaacaaagaattattGAACTTTCTGATAATGGTGAATATTGA
- the ZNF438 gene encoding zinc finger protein 438 isoform X4, with amino-acid sequence MVPKILTSGVVSCHQSSLPEPVTPISASGSKPLVVPAQNYAVMQVAAHKGTFSLLAVPCVAPALTQQVQQSTVAPSENLKLPIPRYQSVRNKLLSDKKPAQISGFAWSACNKIPTKMLISSQTSLMTALPEDCPEAQSSSDSAEQGVITDCDSAEIGVAALVNKSNRVESRSLLMKKTEIERNNVSRPTVVEDSLSKPASTTNPMKLSLHSVKTASETTREPLLKSDKLKGKATNSEDPLAVLSPAGFGSTIQMTSSAPKGKLPILPYSRMKNSVFCRSKQNTKVMDIPGHSLKSECEKIPSLMKAKAFDNQLGVSFTQVTKQTIQENTSSPSSKVDDIDSLKKLNSATSKRRGRKKRAPEDLLAFQAKQRKCIINKFREERERAKIDIQTPEDNKAEAVKKYRSIRPKPVVVVQAFAPLAAAAIVETPSHEQDLFLNGSLANKCLSSRHSDATSAKSSDLNRNTRSAVPKPMHRCHVCNHTFQFKHHLQDHMNTHTRKRPYSCRICRKAYIYSGRLSTHMKLHHNEGKPKKLVCCEFCAKVFGHAKVYFGHLREVHRVVISTEPSTSEQQVHDTLKNRDRNIKEAEEATERGNNCNFEDLFHNPGGVKLQVKCGRCQFIAESFGEMKFHLLCCHGEEIQGRVKEGVLQGSRGTKGGLVKHTTHVWKQHDERRRLAKCSAHQEELYTVPKPNRQIPLHHHNNVNILPKSELTQSGNSEASKEMKNVGFGTPRKKIEFCSKAGYNCILCEQLFGRKEDLFNHWQSHHNCEDPSTLWTIFTLVSKQRIIELSDNGEY; translated from the exons ATGGTACCAAAAATTTTAACGTCTGGAGTTGTTTCTTGCCATCAGTCATCTTTGCCTGAGCCAGTGACACCAATTTCAGCTTCAGGTTCTAAGCCCCTGGTGGTGCCAGCTCAGAACTATGCTGTCATGCAGGTGGCTGCTCACAAGGGCACATTTTCCCTGTTGGCTGTGCCGTGTGTTGCACCTGCTCTAACACAGCAAGTTCAGCAGTCGACTGTGGCCCCCTCTGAAAACCTAAAGCTGCCCATCCCCAGGTACCAATCTGTAAGAAATAAATTGCTGAGTGAcaaaaaaccagcacaaatcTCTGGTTTTGCGTGGAGTGCATGTAACAAGATTCCTACCAAAATGCTGATCTCATCACAGACTTCCCTCATGACTGCTCTGCCTGAAGACTGTCCTGAAGCTCAGTCTAGTTCAGATTCAGCTGAGCAAGGGGTGATAACAGACTGTGACTCAGCTGAAATTGGAGTTGCCGCATTAGTAAATAAAAGCAATCGTGTGGAGTCTAGATCtcttttaatgaagaaaactgaaattgaaagaaataatgtttctaGACCAACTGTAGTTGAAGACTCTCTATCCAAGCCAGCAAGTACAACTAATCCCATGAAACTAAGTCTACACTCTGTGAAGACAGCATCAGAAACCACAAGAGAGCCACTCCTGAAATCTGATAAACTAAAGGGAAAAGCCACAAATTCTGAAGATCCTTTAGCTGTCTTGTCACCAGCAGGTTTTGGCAGTACAATTCAGATGACTTCTTCAGCACCAAAAGGAAAACTTCCTATTTTGCCTTACTCGagaatgaaaaattcagtgttctgtAGATCTAAGCAGAATACTAAAGTTATGGACATACCAGGTCATTCACTAAAATCTGAATGTGAAAAGATACCATCTTTGATGAAAGCCAAAGCCTTTGATAATCAATTAGGTGTATCATTTACACAAGTCACCAAACAAACCATTCAAGAAAATACCTCCTCTCCATCCAGCAAAGTGGATGATATTGACAGCCTTAAAAAATTGAACAGTGCAACCTCTAAaagaagaggcaggaaaaaaagagcccCAGAAGATTTATTGGCTTTTCAGGCCAAACAAAGGAAATGCATCATTAATAAGTttagagaagaaagagaaagggcaAAGATTGATATTCAGACACCTGAAGACAATAAAGCAGAGGCAGTGAAAAAATACCGCAGTATCAGACCAAAACCAGTGGTGGTTGTGCAGGCGTTCGCACcgctggctgctgcagccatcGTAGAGACGCCATCTCATGAGCAAGACTTATTTTTAAACGGTTCACTGGCCAATAAATGTTTAAGTTCCAGGCACAGTGATGCTACATCAGCTAAATCAAGTGATCTAAATAGAAATACACGTTCAGCTGTCCCTAAGCCTATGCACAGATGTCATGTTTGTAACCATACGTTCCAGTTCAAGCACCATCTCCAGGACCACATGAACACGCACACGCGCAAGCGGCCCTACAGCTGCAGGATCTGCAGGAAGGCATATATCTATTCTGGGAGACTGAGCACCCATATGAAGCTTCATCACAATGAAGGCAAACCCAAAAAGCTGGTGTGTTGTGAATTCTGTGCTAAAGTTTTTGGCCATGCAAAAGTGTACTTTGGCCACCTCAGAGAAGTCCACAGGGTTGTTATCAGCACAGAGCCCTCCACTAGTGAGCAACAGGTGCACGATACTTTAAAGAATAGAGACAGGAATATAAAAGAGGCAGAAGAAGCTACAGAGAG GGGAAATAACTGCAATTTTGAGGACCTATTCCATAACCCGGGAGGAGTGAAATTACAGGTCAAATGTGGTCGATGCCAGTTTATTGCAGAGTCTTTCGGTGAAATGAAGTTTCACTTATTGTGCTGTCATGGAGAAGAGATTCAGGGAAGAGTGAAGGAAGGGGTTTTGCAAGGAAGCAGAGGAACAAAGGGGGGACTGGTCAAACATACAACCCACGTGTGGAAACAGCACGATGAGAGAAGACGTTTAGCAAAGTGCAGTGCCCATCAGGAGGAGCTGTATACTGTTCCAAAACCAAATAGACAGATACCCTTGCACCATCACAATAATGTCAATATTTTACCTAAAAGTGAACTGACTCAGTCAGGAAATAGTGAAGCCTCCAAGGAGATGAAAAATGTGGGGTTTGGtacaccaaggaaaaaaatagaattttgttCTAAAGCAGGCTATAACTGCATTTTATGCGAACAgttatttggaagaaaagaggATCTTTTTAATCATTGGCAGAGCCATCATAATTGTGAAGACCCTTCCACTTTATGGACAATTTTTACTTTGGTatcaaaacaaagaattattGAACTTTCTGATAATGGTGAATATTGA
- the ZNF438 gene encoding zinc finger protein 438 isoform X2: protein MLGQQKQETCAAKTVSTDKQKSPSDLIQSFQKKSQFRTIAPKMVPKILTSGVVSCHQSSLPEPVTPISASGSKPLVVPAQNYAVMQVAAHKGTFSLLAVPCVAPALTQQVQQSTVAPSENLKLPIPRYQSVRNKLLSDKKPAQISGFAWSACNKIPTKMLISSQTSLMTALPEDCPEAQSSSDSAEQGVITDCDSAEIGVAALVNKSNRVESRSLLMKKTEIERNNVSRPTVVEDSLSKPASTTNPMKLSLHSVKTASETTREPLLKSDKLKGKATNSEDPLAVLSPAGFGSTIQMTSSAPKGKLPILPYSRMKNSVFCRSKQNTKVMDIPGHSLKSECEKIPSLMKAKAFDNQLGVSFTQVTKQTIQENTSSPSSKVDDIDSLKKLNSATSKRRGRKKRAPEDLLAFQAKQRKCIINKFREERERAKIDIQTPEDNKAEAVKKYRSIRPKPVVVVQAFAPLAAAAIVETPSHEQDLFLNGSLANKCLSSRHSDATSAKSSDLNRNTRSAVPKPMHRCHVCNHTFQFKHHLQDHMNTHTRKRPYSCRICRKAYIYSGRLSTHMKLHHNEGKPKKLVCCEFCAKVFGHAKVYFGHLREVHRVVISTEPSTSEQQVHDTLKNRDRNIKEAEEATERGNNCNFEDLFHNPGGVKLQVKCGRCQFIAESFGEMKFHLLCCHGEEIQGRVKEGVLQGSRGTKGGLVKHTTHVWKQHDERRRLAKCSAHQEELYTVPKPNRQIPLHHHNNVNILPKSELTQSGNSEASKEMKNVGFGTPRKKIEFCSKAGYNCILCEQLFGRKEDLFNHWQSHHNCEDPSTLWTIFTLVSKQRIIELSDNGEY from the exons ATGCTGGGTCAGCAAAAGCAAGAAACTTGTGCTGCAAAGACAGTATCCACAG ACAAACAGAAATCCCCTTCGGATCTAATACaaagttttcagaagaaaagtcaGTTTAGGACCATTGCTCCAAAAATGGTACCAAAAATTTTAACGTCTGGAGTTGTTTCTTGCCATCAGTCATCTTTGCCTGAGCCAGTGACACCAATTTCAGCTTCAGGTTCTAAGCCCCTGGTGGTGCCAGCTCAGAACTATGCTGTCATGCAGGTGGCTGCTCACAAGGGCACATTTTCCCTGTTGGCTGTGCCGTGTGTTGCACCTGCTCTAACACAGCAAGTTCAGCAGTCGACTGTGGCCCCCTCTGAAAACCTAAAGCTGCCCATCCCCAGGTACCAATCTGTAAGAAATAAATTGCTGAGTGAcaaaaaaccagcacaaatcTCTGGTTTTGCGTGGAGTGCATGTAACAAGATTCCTACCAAAATGCTGATCTCATCACAGACTTCCCTCATGACTGCTCTGCCTGAAGACTGTCCTGAAGCTCAGTCTAGTTCAGATTCAGCTGAGCAAGGGGTGATAACAGACTGTGACTCAGCTGAAATTGGAGTTGCCGCATTAGTAAATAAAAGCAATCGTGTGGAGTCTAGATCtcttttaatgaagaaaactgaaattgaaagaaataatgtttctaGACCAACTGTAGTTGAAGACTCTCTATCCAAGCCAGCAAGTACAACTAATCCCATGAAACTAAGTCTACACTCTGTGAAGACAGCATCAGAAACCACAAGAGAGCCACTCCTGAAATCTGATAAACTAAAGGGAAAAGCCACAAATTCTGAAGATCCTTTAGCTGTCTTGTCACCAGCAGGTTTTGGCAGTACAATTCAGATGACTTCTTCAGCACCAAAAGGAAAACTTCCTATTTTGCCTTACTCGagaatgaaaaattcagtgttctgtAGATCTAAGCAGAATACTAAAGTTATGGACATACCAGGTCATTCACTAAAATCTGAATGTGAAAAGATACCATCTTTGATGAAAGCCAAAGCCTTTGATAATCAATTAGGTGTATCATTTACACAAGTCACCAAACAAACCATTCAAGAAAATACCTCCTCTCCATCCAGCAAAGTGGATGATATTGACAGCCTTAAAAAATTGAACAGTGCAACCTCTAAaagaagaggcaggaaaaaaagagcccCAGAAGATTTATTGGCTTTTCAGGCCAAACAAAGGAAATGCATCATTAATAAGTttagagaagaaagagaaagggcaAAGATTGATATTCAGACACCTGAAGACAATAAAGCAGAGGCAGTGAAAAAATACCGCAGTATCAGACCAAAACCAGTGGTGGTTGTGCAGGCGTTCGCACcgctggctgctgcagccatcGTAGAGACGCCATCTCATGAGCAAGACTTATTTTTAAACGGTTCACTGGCCAATAAATGTTTAAGTTCCAGGCACAGTGATGCTACATCAGCTAAATCAAGTGATCTAAATAGAAATACACGTTCAGCTGTCCCTAAGCCTATGCACAGATGTCATGTTTGTAACCATACGTTCCAGTTCAAGCACCATCTCCAGGACCACATGAACACGCACACGCGCAAGCGGCCCTACAGCTGCAGGATCTGCAGGAAGGCATATATCTATTCTGGGAGACTGAGCACCCATATGAAGCTTCATCACAATGAAGGCAAACCCAAAAAGCTGGTGTGTTGTGAATTCTGTGCTAAAGTTTTTGGCCATGCAAAAGTGTACTTTGGCCACCTCAGAGAAGTCCACAGGGTTGTTATCAGCACAGAGCCCTCCACTAGTGAGCAACAGGTGCACGATACTTTAAAGAATAGAGACAGGAATATAAAAGAGGCAGAAGAAGCTACAGAGAG GGGAAATAACTGCAATTTTGAGGACCTATTCCATAACCCGGGAGGAGTGAAATTACAGGTCAAATGTGGTCGATGCCAGTTTATTGCAGAGTCTTTCGGTGAAATGAAGTTTCACTTATTGTGCTGTCATGGAGAAGAGATTCAGGGAAGAGTGAAGGAAGGGGTTTTGCAAGGAAGCAGAGGAACAAAGGGGGGACTGGTCAAACATACAACCCACGTGTGGAAACAGCACGATGAGAGAAGACGTTTAGCAAAGTGCAGTGCCCATCAGGAGGAGCTGTATACTGTTCCAAAACCAAATAGACAGATACCCTTGCACCATCACAATAATGTCAATATTTTACCTAAAAGTGAACTGACTCAGTCAGGAAATAGTGAAGCCTCCAAGGAGATGAAAAATGTGGGGTTTGGtacaccaaggaaaaaaatagaattttgttCTAAAGCAGGCTATAACTGCATTTTATGCGAACAgttatttggaagaaaagaggATCTTTTTAATCATTGGCAGAGCCATCATAATTGTGAAGACCCTTCCACTTTATGGACAATTTTTACTTTGGTatcaaaacaaagaattattGAACTTTCTGATAATGGTGAATATTGA
- the ZNF438 gene encoding zinc finger protein 438 isoform X3 — protein sequence MQNPLTVSADKQKSPSDLIQSFQKKSQFRTIAPKMVPKILTSGVVSCHQSSLPEPVTPISASGSKPLVVPAQNYAVMQVAAHKGTFSLLAVPCVAPALTQQVQQSTVAPSENLKLPIPRYQSVRNKLLSDKKPAQISGFAWSACNKIPTKMLISSQTSLMTALPEDCPEAQSSSDSAEQGVITDCDSAEIGVAALVNKSNRVESRSLLMKKTEIERNNVSRPTVVEDSLSKPASTTNPMKLSLHSVKTASETTREPLLKSDKLKGKATNSEDPLAVLSPAGFGSTIQMTSSAPKGKLPILPYSRMKNSVFCRSKQNTKVMDIPGHSLKSECEKIPSLMKAKAFDNQLGVSFTQVTKQTIQENTSSPSSKVDDIDSLKKLNSATSKRRGRKKRAPEDLLAFQAKQRKCIINKFREERERAKIDIQTPEDNKAEAVKKYRSIRPKPVVVVQAFAPLAAAAIVETPSHEQDLFLNGSLANKCLSSRHSDATSAKSSDLNRNTRSAVPKPMHRCHVCNHTFQFKHHLQDHMNTHTRKRPYSCRICRKAYIYSGRLSTHMKLHHNEGKPKKLVCCEFCAKVFGHAKVYFGHLREVHRVVISTEPSTSEQQVHDTLKNRDRNIKEAEEATERGNNCNFEDLFHNPGGVKLQVKCGRCQFIAESFGEMKFHLLCCHGEEIQGRVKEGVLQGSRGTKGGLVKHTTHVWKQHDERRRLAKCSAHQEELYTVPKPNRQIPLHHHNNVNILPKSELTQSGNSEASKEMKNVGFGTPRKKIEFCSKAGYNCILCEQLFGRKEDLFNHWQSHHNCEDPSTLWTIFTLVSKQRIIELSDNGEY from the exons ATGCAGAATCCGTTAACAGTTTCTGCAG ACAAACAGAAATCCCCTTCGGATCTAATACaaagttttcagaagaaaagtcaGTTTAGGACCATTGCTCCAAAAATGGTACCAAAAATTTTAACGTCTGGAGTTGTTTCTTGCCATCAGTCATCTTTGCCTGAGCCAGTGACACCAATTTCAGCTTCAGGTTCTAAGCCCCTGGTGGTGCCAGCTCAGAACTATGCTGTCATGCAGGTGGCTGCTCACAAGGGCACATTTTCCCTGTTGGCTGTGCCGTGTGTTGCACCTGCTCTAACACAGCAAGTTCAGCAGTCGACTGTGGCCCCCTCTGAAAACCTAAAGCTGCCCATCCCCAGGTACCAATCTGTAAGAAATAAATTGCTGAGTGAcaaaaaaccagcacaaatcTCTGGTTTTGCGTGGAGTGCATGTAACAAGATTCCTACCAAAATGCTGATCTCATCACAGACTTCCCTCATGACTGCTCTGCCTGAAGACTGTCCTGAAGCTCAGTCTAGTTCAGATTCAGCTGAGCAAGGGGTGATAACAGACTGTGACTCAGCTGAAATTGGAGTTGCCGCATTAGTAAATAAAAGCAATCGTGTGGAGTCTAGATCtcttttaatgaagaaaactgaaattgaaagaaataatgtttctaGACCAACTGTAGTTGAAGACTCTCTATCCAAGCCAGCAAGTACAACTAATCCCATGAAACTAAGTCTACACTCTGTGAAGACAGCATCAGAAACCACAAGAGAGCCACTCCTGAAATCTGATAAACTAAAGGGAAAAGCCACAAATTCTGAAGATCCTTTAGCTGTCTTGTCACCAGCAGGTTTTGGCAGTACAATTCAGATGACTTCTTCAGCACCAAAAGGAAAACTTCCTATTTTGCCTTACTCGagaatgaaaaattcagtgttctgtAGATCTAAGCAGAATACTAAAGTTATGGACATACCAGGTCATTCACTAAAATCTGAATGTGAAAAGATACCATCTTTGATGAAAGCCAAAGCCTTTGATAATCAATTAGGTGTATCATTTACACAAGTCACCAAACAAACCATTCAAGAAAATACCTCCTCTCCATCCAGCAAAGTGGATGATATTGACAGCCTTAAAAAATTGAACAGTGCAACCTCTAAaagaagaggcaggaaaaaaagagcccCAGAAGATTTATTGGCTTTTCAGGCCAAACAAAGGAAATGCATCATTAATAAGTttagagaagaaagagaaagggcaAAGATTGATATTCAGACACCTGAAGACAATAAAGCAGAGGCAGTGAAAAAATACCGCAGTATCAGACCAAAACCAGTGGTGGTTGTGCAGGCGTTCGCACcgctggctgctgcagccatcGTAGAGACGCCATCTCATGAGCAAGACTTATTTTTAAACGGTTCACTGGCCAATAAATGTTTAAGTTCCAGGCACAGTGATGCTACATCAGCTAAATCAAGTGATCTAAATAGAAATACACGTTCAGCTGTCCCTAAGCCTATGCACAGATGTCATGTTTGTAACCATACGTTCCAGTTCAAGCACCATCTCCAGGACCACATGAACACGCACACGCGCAAGCGGCCCTACAGCTGCAGGATCTGCAGGAAGGCATATATCTATTCTGGGAGACTGAGCACCCATATGAAGCTTCATCACAATGAAGGCAAACCCAAAAAGCTGGTGTGTTGTGAATTCTGTGCTAAAGTTTTTGGCCATGCAAAAGTGTACTTTGGCCACCTCAGAGAAGTCCACAGGGTTGTTATCAGCACAGAGCCCTCCACTAGTGAGCAACAGGTGCACGATACTTTAAAGAATAGAGACAGGAATATAAAAGAGGCAGAAGAAGCTACAGAGAG GGGAAATAACTGCAATTTTGAGGACCTATTCCATAACCCGGGAGGAGTGAAATTACAGGTCAAATGTGGTCGATGCCAGTTTATTGCAGAGTCTTTCGGTGAAATGAAGTTTCACTTATTGTGCTGTCATGGAGAAGAGATTCAGGGAAGAGTGAAGGAAGGGGTTTTGCAAGGAAGCAGAGGAACAAAGGGGGGACTGGTCAAACATACAACCCACGTGTGGAAACAGCACGATGAGAGAAGACGTTTAGCAAAGTGCAGTGCCCATCAGGAGGAGCTGTATACTGTTCCAAAACCAAATAGACAGATACCCTTGCACCATCACAATAATGTCAATATTTTACCTAAAAGTGAACTGACTCAGTCAGGAAATAGTGAAGCCTCCAAGGAGATGAAAAATGTGGGGTTTGGtacaccaaggaaaaaaatagaattttgttCTAAAGCAGGCTATAACTGCATTTTATGCGAACAgttatttggaagaaaagaggATCTTTTTAATCATTGGCAGAGCCATCATAATTGTGAAGACCCTTCCACTTTATGGACAATTTTTACTTTGGTatcaaaacaaagaattattGAACTTTCTGATAATGGTGAATATTGA